GCCTCAGCAGGTGAGCAATGGATCGATGATGGCGATTAAGGCCGCACCCGGTTCGACGATGAACCAGTCGCCGAGAGAAATGGTCTCTCCGGCCCGGAACATCGCGTCGGCCGGAGGGAGCGTCCGGAGAATCGTCTGCGGTGAGTTCGCTTTGGCGGCCGTTGTACCACCTAGAAAAGCTGCGTGACCGAGACGAGTCAACGAGCGCGCTGCCCTTGCCGCCCGCGTTCCCGTGGGAGTCCGGGTCTCTGTGTCGGAGATTGGCCAGAAACAAGTGCTGAGAGGCTTAACTTGGTGTCCACCGAAGAGTGAAGATCCGGTCTGGGGGACGAAGATGGTGGATTCCGTCTTCAGCCAGAAAGTCCTACGGAAACCCTGGGGCGCCTCAAGGTTGCCGCGTTTTCCTCGGAGACCGGCACTGATAGAAAGATTCAGAGTTGGCCGCTCGGTGGGACTTGACTTACCACTGAAGCGACTCGCTATGCGATGTCTTGCCCCGGACGCGTCGGTCCCGCCGAGCGGTCACTCTGAACCTGGCTGCCGAGCCGAGCGGACGCGTGACCTGATAGGAACCTGCGCCAACAGATGCCCCGTCACTGTTGTGTCCGCCCGCCCCGGCTCGGTTGCTCCTCAGAAAGGGAGGAACAGCATGGAAAGCATGACAGAGGAACGAGTCGTTGTCATCGGAGGCGTCGACTGCCACAAGCACACGCACCATGCGTGCACCATCGATGAGCAGGGCCGCCGGCTGGCAGATCAGGAGTTTCGAGCCACTCGCGCCGGGTATCGGGAGCTCCTCGCCTGGCTTAGAGGCCAGGGGACTGTGCGCGCTGTTGGGGTCGAGTCAACCGGTGGCTATGGTGCAGGCCTGACCCGGAGTCTGTGCCGGACCGGCGTGAAGGTGATCGAGGTCAACCGGCCTCACGCCCAACTTCGTCAGCGGCGGGGCAAATCCGATTCGATAGACGCCGAGGGGGCTGCCCGCAGTGTCTTGGCCGGGGAAGCCAGGCAGATCCCCAAAGACACCACCGGGATCGTCGAATCCATCCGGCTACTCAAGACGGCTCACAACAGCGCCGTGAAGGCTCGCTCCATGGCCCTGTGCCTGCTGGGTGAACTCCTCGTCACGGCACCCACCGAGCTCCGGGAGTCAATGCGTTGCAGCACGCTCAAAGGCCAAGCGACTGTCTGCGCTCGGCTCCGGCCCGCGCTCGATCATCTCGACGACCCCACCCAGGCGACCAAGCTGGCCCTGCGCAGCGTTGCGCGACGGATTCTCGCCCTCAAGAAGGAGATCGCAGAAATCGACGCTCAGCTCGAGGCTCTCATCCGCAGCGCTGCACCCCGAACCACCTCGCTGCTTGGTGTCGGTACACAGCACGCCGCGGAGCTGCTGACGACTCTGGGTCAAGACTGCGACCGCATTCACTCTGAAGCCGCCTTCGCACACCTGTGCGCAGCAGCACCTGTGCCTGCCTCCTCGGGTCTGACTCAAAGGCATCGTCTTAGCTATCAAGGGAATCGACAGGCGAACCGTTCCCTGCACATGATCGCCGTCGTCCGACTCCGCTACTGCTCTCGAACCCGCGCCTATGCCAAGAGACGCCGGTCCGAAGGCCTCTCCAACAAGGAGATCATCCGCTGCCTCAAGCGCTACATCGCCCGCCAGCTCTATCGCGAGCTGCGAGCCGACCTCGGCGCACTTGCCACTTGACTATGTA
The sequence above is drawn from the bacterium genome and encodes:
- a CDS encoding IS110 family transposase yields the protein MTEERVVVIGGVDCHKHTHHACTIDEQGRRLADQEFRATRAGYRELLAWLRGQGTVRAVGVESTGGYGAGLTRSLCRTGVKVIEVNRPHAQLRQRRGKSDSIDAEGAARSVLAGEARQIPKDTTGIVESIRLLKTAHNSAVKARSMALCLLGELLVTAPTELRESMRCSTLKGQATVCARLRPALDHLDDPTQATKLALRSVARRILALKKEIAEIDAQLEALIRSAAPRTTSLLGVGTQHAAELLTTLGQDCDRIHSEAAFAHLCAAAPVPASSGLTQRHRLSYQGNRQANRSLHMIAVVRLRYCSRTRAYAKRRRSEGLSNKEIIRCLKRYIARQLYRELRADLGALAT